AACGCCGGAAGGTCCGAACATCGGTCTGATCAACTCCCTGGCCGCTTATGCCCGCACCAACCAGTACGGCTTCCTGGAAAGCCCGTACCGCGTGGTGAAAGAGGGTGTGGTCAGCGACGACATCGTGTTCCTGTCGGCGATCGAAGAAGCGGATCACGTCATTGCACAGGCTTCGGCCGCAATGAACGAGAAGAAGCAGCTGATCGATGAGCTGGTGGCCGTTCGTCACCTGAACGAATTCACCGTCAAGGCGCCGGAAGACGTCACCTTGATGGACGTTTCGCCGAAGCAGGTAGTTTCGGTCGCAGCGTCGCTGATTCCGTTCCTCGAGCACGACGACGCCAACCGTGCGTTGATGGGTTCGAACATGCAGCGTCAGGCTGTACCAACCCTGCGCGCCGACAAGCCGCTGGTCGGTACCGGCATGGAGCGCAACGTTGCCCGTGACTCCGGTGTCTGCGTGGTTGCTCGCCGCGGTGGTGTGATCGACTCGGTCGACGCCAGCCGTATCGTTGTTCGCGTGGCTGACGACGAAGTCGAGACTGGTGAAGCCGGTGTGGATATCTACAACCTCACCAAGTACACCCGTTCGAACCAGAACACCTGCATCAACCAGCGTCCGCTGGTGAGCAAGGGTGATGTGGTCGCGCGTGGCGACATCATGGCTGACGGTCCGTCCACCGACATGGGTGAACTGGCACTGGGCCAGAACATGCGCATTGCGTTCATGGCGTGGAACGGCTTCAACTTCGAAGACTCCATCTGCCTGTCCGAGCGTGTGGTCCAGGAAGACCGCTTCACCACGATCCACATCCAGGAACTGACCTGTGTGGCCCGTGACACCAAGCTTGGCCCAGAGGAAATCACCGCGGACATCCCGAACGTGGGTGAAGCTGCGCTGAACAAGCTGGACGAAGCCGGTATCGTCTACGTGGGTGCCGAAGTCGGCGCTGGCGACATCCTGGTCGGCAAGGTCACTCCGAAAGGCGAAACCCAGCTGACTCCGGAAGAAAAACTGCTGCGTGCGATCTTCGGTGAGAAGGCCAGCGACGTCAAAGACACCTCCCTGCGCGTACCGACCGGTACCAAGGGCACCGTCATCGACGTACAGGTCTTCACCCGTGATGGCGTTGAGCGCGACAGCCGCGCCCTGGCCATCGAGAAGATGCAACTGGACGAGATCCGCAAGGACCTCAACGAAGAGTTCCGCATCGTCGAAGGCGCAACCTTCGAGCGTCTGCGTGCAGCCCTGAACGGCCAGGTGGTCGACGGTGGCGCGGGCCTGAAGAAAGGCACCGTGATCACTGACGACGTGCTGAACGGTCTGGAGCACGGCCAGTGGTTCAAACTGCGCATGGCAGAAGATGCACTGAACGAGCAGCTGGAAAAGGCTCAGCAGTACATCGTCGATCGCCGTCGCCTGCTGGACGACAAGTTCGAAGACAAGAAGCGCAAGCTGCAGCAGGGCGATGACCTGGCACCGGGCGTACTGAAGATCGTCAAGGTCTACCTGGCCATCCGCCGTCGCATCCAGCCGGGTGACAAGATGGCCGGTCGTCACGGTAACAAGGGTGTCGTCTCGGTGATCATGCCGGTCGAAGACATGCCGCACGACGCCAACGGTACTCCGGTCGACGTCGTACTGAACCCGCTGGGCGTACCTTCGCGTATGAACGTCGGTCAGATCCTCGAAACCCACCTGGGCCTCGCGGCCAAGGGCCTGGGCGAGAAGATCGACCGCATGATCGAAGAGCAGCGCAAGGCCGCTGAACTGCGTACCTTCCTCACCGAGATCTACAACGAGATCGGTGGTCGTCAGGAGAACCTGGAAGAGTTCACCGACGAAGAGATCATGGCTCTGGCAAACAACCTGAAGAAAGGCGTGCCTATGGCCACTCCAGTCTTCGACGGTGCCAAGGAGCGTGAGATCAAGGCCATGCTGAAGCTGGCAGACCTGCCGGAAAGCGGCCAGATGCAGCTGTTCGACGGCCGCACCGGCAACAAGTTCGAGCGTTCTGTGACCGTTGGTTACATGTACATGCTCAAGCTGAACCACTTGGTGGACGACAAGATGCACGCGCGTTCCACTGGTTCCTACAGCCTGGTTACCCAGCAGCCGCTGGGTGGTAAGGCGCAGTTCGGTGGTCAGCGTTTCGGGGAGATGGAAGTGTGGGCGCTGGAAGCATACGGCGCGGCATACACCCTGCAAGAAATGCTCACAGTGAAGTCGGACGACGTGAACGGCCGTACCAAGATGTACAAGAACATCGTGGATGGCGATCACCGTATGGAGCCGGGCATGCCCGAGTCCTTCAACGTGTTGATCAAAGAGATCCGTTCGCTCGGTATCGATATCGATCTGGAAACCGAATAACACGTGACGCGAAGGGGAGTGGGGCAGGTAATGCCCGCTCCCTGCTCCGCCAGGAGGAAAGGCCTTGAAAGACCTACTGAATTTGCTGAAAAACCAGGGTCAAGTCGAAGAGTTCGACGCCATCCGCATCGGTCTGGCGTCGCCTGAAATGATCCGTTCGTGGTCGTTCGGTGAAGTCAAAAAGCCGGAAACCATCAACTACCGTACGTTCAAGCCTGAGCGTGACGGCCTGTTCTGCGCCAAGATCTTTGGCCCAGTCAAGGACTACGAGTGCCTGTGCGGCAAGTACAAGCGCCTGAAGCACCGTGGCGTGATCTGCGAGAAGTGCGGCGTTGAAGTCGCCCTGGCCAAGGTTCGTCGTGAGCGCATGGCGCACATCGAGCTGGCCTCGCCGGTTGCCCACATCTGGTTCCTGAAGTCGCTGCCGTCCCGTATCGGCCTGCTGATGGACATGACCCTGCGTGACATCGAGCGCGTGCTCTACTTCGAGAGCTACGTCGTTATCGACCCGGGCATGACCACCCTGGAAAAGGGCCAGCTGCTGAACGACGAACAGTACTTCGAAGCGCTGGAAGAGTTCGGTGACGACTTCGACGCCCGCATGGGTGCCGAGGCTGTCCGCGAGCTGCTGCACGCTATCGACCTGGAGCACGAGATCGGCCGGCTGCGCGAAGAGATTCCGCAGACCAACTCGGAAACCAAGATCAAGAAGCTGTCCAAGCGCTTGAAGCTGATGGAAGCGTTCCAGGGCTCGGGCAACCTGCCTGAGTGGATGGTCCTGACCGTCCTGCCAGTACTGCCGCCGGACCTGCGTCCGCTGGTACCGCTGGATGGTGGCCGCTTCGCGACCTCCGACCTGAACGACCTGTATCGTCGGGTGATCAACCGTAACAACCGTCTGAAGCGCCTGCTCGATCTGTCGGCGCCGGACATCATCGTGCGCAACGAAAAGCGCATGCTGCAGGAAGCGGTCGACGCCCTGCTGGACAACGGCCGTCGCGGTCGCGCCATCACTGGCTCGAACAAGCGTCCGCTGAAGTCCCTGGCCGACATGATCAAAGGTAAGCAAGGTCGCTTCCGTCAGAACTTGCTCGGTAAGCGCGTGGACTACTCCGGCCGTTCGGTAATTACCGTAGGCCCGACCCTGCGTCTGCACCAGTGCGGTCTGCCGAAGAAGATGGCCCTCGAGCTGTTCAAGCCGTTCATTTTCGGCAAGCTGGAAATGCGTGGTCTGGCGACCACCATCAAGGCTGCCAAGAAGATGGTCGAGCGCGAGCTGCCAGAGGTGTGGGACGTTCTCGCCGAAGTGATTCGCGAACACCCCGTACTGCTCAACCGTGCACCAACCCTGCACCGTCTGGGTATCCAGGCGTTCGAGCCGGTTCTGATCGAAGGTAAAGCTATCCAGCTGCACCCGCTGGTCTGCGCCGCGTACAACGCCGACTTCGACGGTGACCAGATGGCCGTTCACGTGCCGCTGACGCTGGAAGCCCAGCTGGAAGCGCGCGCGCTGATGATGTCGACCAACAACATCCTGTCGCCAGCCAACGGTGAGCCAATCATCGTTCCGTCGCAGGACGTTGTACTGGGTCTGTACTACATGACCCGTGAAGCCATCAATGCCAAGGGCGAAGGTCGCGTGTTCGCCGACCTGCAGGAAGTCGACCGCGTATTCCGCGCCGGCGAAGCCGCCCTGCACGCGAAAATCAAGGTCCGTATCAACGAGACCGTGAAAGACCGTGACGGCAGCATCACCAAGAACACCCGCATCGTCGACACCACTGTCGGCCGCGCGCTGCTGTTCCAGGTTGTACCGGCAGGCCTGCCGTACGATGTGGTCAACCAGCCGATGAAGAAAAAGGCGATCTCCAAGCTGATCAACCAGTGCTACCGCGTGGTTGGTCTGAAAGAGACCGTGATCTTCGCCGACCAGTTGATGTACACCGGTTTCGCCTACTCGACCATTTCCGGTGTTTCGATCGGTGTTAACGACTTCGTTATCCCGGACGAGAAAGCTCGCATCATCGGTACCGCTACCGACGAAGTGAAGGAAATCGAGAGCCAGTACGCCTCCGGCCTGGTAACCCAGGGCGAGAAGTACAACAAGGTCATCGACTTGTGGTCCAAGGCGAACGATGAAGTTTCCAAGGCGATGATGGCCAACCTCTCGAAAGAGAAGGTCATCGACCGCAATGGCGACGAAGTCGAGCAAGAGTCCTTCAACTCGATGTACATGATGGCCGACTCGGGTGCTCGTGGTTCCGCGGCCCAGATTCGTCAGCTGGCCGGTATGCGTGGCCTGATGGCCAAGCCGGACGGCTCGATCATCGAGACGCCGATCACTGCGAACTTCCGTGAAGGTCTGAGCGTACTGCAGTACTTCATCTCGACCCACGGTGCTCGTAAAGGTCTGGCGGATACCGCGTTGAAGACCGCGAACTCCGGTTACCTGACTCGCCGTCTGGTGGACGTTGCCCAGGATCTGGTCGTGACCGAGATCGACTGCGGCACCGAACAGGGCCTGCTGATGACCCCGCACATCGAAGGTGGCGACGTTGTAGAGCCGCTGGGTGAGCGCGTACTGGGCCGTGTCATTGCCCGTGACGTGTTCAAGCCAGGCACCGAGGACGTCATCGTTCCGGCCGGTACCCTGGTCGACGAGCAGTGGGTCGAGTTCATCGAGCTGAACAGCATCGACGAAGTGATCGTGCGTTCGCCGATCAACTGCGAAACCCGCTACGGCATCTGCGCCAAGTGCTACGGTCGCGACCTGGCTCGCGGTCACCAGGTGAACATCGGTGAAGCTGTCGGCGTTATCGCTGCACAGTCGATCGGTGAGCCGGGTACCCAGCTGACCATGCGTACGTTCCACATCGGTGGTGCTGCAAGCCGTACCTCGGCTGCCGACAGCGTCCAGGTGAAGAACGGCGGTATGGTGCGCCTGCACAACCTGAAGCAGGTCGTGCGCGCCGATGGCAACCTGGTTGCCGTATCGCGTTCCGGCGAGCTGGCCATTGCCGACGAATTCGGCCGTGAGCGTGAGCGCTACAAGCTGCCTTACGGTGCGGTGATTTCGGTCAAGGAAGGTGAGAAGGTCGAAGCTGGCGCCATCGTCGCCAAGTGGGACCCGCACACCCACCCGATCGTTACCGAACTGAAAGGTACCGTGACCTTCGTGGGCATGGAAGAAAACATCACCATCAAGCGCCAGACCGACGAACTGACCGGCCTGACCAACATTGAGGTGATGGACGTCAAGGATCGCCCTGCCGCAGGCAAGGAAATCCGTCCGGCGATCAAGATGGTCGACGCCAATGGCAAGGACCTGTACCTGCCTGGTACCGACGTACCGGCCCAGTACTTCCTGCCGGCCAACGCCCTCGTCGGTGTGGCTGACGGTGCCCAGATCGGCGTCGGTGACGTTATCGCGCGTATCCCGCAAGAAACGTCGAAGACCCGTGACATCACCGGTGGTCTGCCACGCGTTGCCGACCTGTTCGAAGCGCGTCGTCCGAAAGAAGCCTCGATCCTGGCTGAAGTCAGCGGCACCATCGCATTCGGTAAGGAGACCAAGGGCAAGCGTCGTCTGGTCATTACTCCGACCGACGGTAGCGATCCGTACGAAGAGCTGATTCCGAAGTGGCGCCACCTGAACGTCTTCGAAGGCGAACAGGTAAACCGCGGCGAAGTTATCTCCGACGGCCCGAGCGATCCGCACGACATCCTGCGTCTGCTGGGTGTGAGCGCGCTGGCGAAGTACATCGTCAACGAGATCCAGGACGTTTACCGCCTGCAAGGCGTTAAGATCAACGACAAGCACATCGAGACCATCCTGCGTCAGATGCTGCGCAAGGTCGAGATCGCCGAGTCGGGTGACTCCAGCTTCATCAAGGGCGACCAGATGGAACTGACTCAGGTGCTGGTCGAGAACGAGCGTCTCGCCGCCGAAGACAAGTTCATCTCCAAGTACACCCGTGTGCTGCTGGGTATCACCAAGGCCTCGCTGTCCACCGAATCGTTCATCTCGGCGGCTTCCTTCCAGGAAACCACCCGCGTACTGACCGAAGCGGCGGTAACCGGCAAGCGCGATTACCTGCGCGGCCTGAAAGAGAACGTGGTTGTGGGTCGTCTGATCCCGGCCGGTACTGGTCTGGCCTACCACAGCGAGCGCAAGCGTCGCCGTGATGCCGACAAGCCGCTGCGTGTGAGCGCCAGTGAGGTGGAAGCCGCACTGACCGAAGCGCTGAACTCCAGCGGTAACTAAGTGCAGGGCAGGGCCCCGGCACCCCTCGCAAGACCCTCGGCGACATGAATTGTTGCCGATGATCGGGCGGGGAGGGCCGGGGCCTCGTCTTGACTGGGTGCAAGATCCTCTTTAGACTTTTGTACCCTTAAATTTGGTGAGGCTCCGTCTCGCCAATTTTTGGCTTTCTTGCAAGACAATAGAGTCGCAAGACAATCAGTGGAGCTAGTAGATGGCAACTATCAACCAGCTGGTACGTCAGCCGCGTAAGCGTTCGGTCGAGAAGTCCGACGTTCCTGCGCTGCAGAACTGCCCGCAGCGTCGTGGCGTGTGCACCCGCGTGTACACCACCACGCCGAAAAAACCTAACTCGGCACTGCGTAAAGTATGCCGTGTGCGTCTGACCAACGGTTTCGAGGTTTCCTCGTACATCGGTGGTGAAGGCCACAACCTGCAAGAGCACAGCGTCGTCCTGATCCGTGGCGGCCGTGTAAAAGACTTGCCAGGTGTTCGTTACCACACCGTTCGCGGCTCTCTGGATACTTCGGGCGTCAAAGGCCGTAACCAGGGTCGTTCGAAGTACGGTACCAAGCGTCCGAAGTAATCGGTCGTTTGCAGACATCCATTTTTTTGAGTCGATAAGAGTAAGGTCGGGCGTAGGTCGAGAGACCTGGTCCCGGGCTAACCTGAAGACCGTTTGAGGGCTTATCATGCCAAGACGTCGTGTAGCAGCAAAACGTGAGATCCTTGACGATCCGAAGTACGGATCCCAGATCCTCGCCAAGTTCATGAACCACGTGATGGAAAGCGGCAAGAAGGCCGTAGCCGAGCGCATCGTTTACGGTGCCCTGGATACCGTCAAAGCACGCAAGAACAGCGACCCCCTGGAAATCTTCGAGAAAGCTCTCGACGCCATCGCTCCGCTGGTCGAAGTAAAGTCCCGCCGTGTCGGCGGTGCCACTTACCAGGTCCCTGTTGAAGTTCGCCCATCCCGTCGTAACGCTCTGGCAATGCGCTGGCTCGTAGACTACGCCCGCAAGCGCGGCGAGAAGTCGATGGCTCTGCGCCTGGCTGGCGAGCTGCTGGATGCTGCTGAAGGCAAGGGTGCTGCAGTCAAGAAGCGTGAAGACGTTCACCGTATGGCTGAAGCCAACAAAGCGTTCTCGCACTACCGCTTCTAATTCAAGCATCAATCATTTTGCGAGGGCTTTATGGCTCGTACTACAGCAATTAACCGCTACCGTAACATCGGTATCTGCGCGCACGTTGACGCGGGCAAGACTACCACTACCGAGCGGATCCTGTTCTACACAGGTCTGAGCCACAAGATGGGCGAGGTGCACGACGGCGCCGCGACCACCGACTGGATGGTGCAGGAGCAGGAGCGCGGTATCACCATTACCTCCGCTGCCGTTACCACCTTCTGGAAAGGTTCCCGTGGTCAGTACGACAACTACCGCGTAAACGTCATCGATACCCCCGGCCACGTTGACTTCACCATTGAAGTAGAGCGTTCGCTGCGCGTACTCGACGGCGCGGTCGTTGTGTTCTGCGGTACCTCCGGCGTTGAGCCGCAGTCCGAAACCGTATGGCGTCAGGCCAACAAATACGGTGTTCCACGTGTTGTTTACGTGAACAAGATGGACCGTGCCGGTGCCAACTTCCTGCGCGTTATCGGCCAGATCAAGAACCGCCTGGGTCACACCCCGGTTCCGGTCCAGCTGGCTATCGGTGCAGAAGATGACTTCCAGGGTCAGGTTGACCTGATCAAGATGAAAGCCATCTACTGGAACGATGACGACAAGGGCACCACCTACCGCGAGGAAGAGATTCCTGCTGAGCTGGTGGACCTGGCCAACGAATGGCGCAGCAACATGGTCGAAGCTGCTGCCGAGGCCAACGAAGAGCTGATGAACAAGTACCTTGAAGAAGGTGACCTGTCCGTCGAAGACATCAAGGCTGGTCTGCGCGCCCGTACCCTGGCGAGCGAGATCGTTCCTGCTGTCTGCGGTTCCTCGTTCAAGAACAAGGGTGTTCCCCTGGTTCTCGACGCCGTTATCGACTTCCTGCCTGCCCCGACCGAAATCCCGGCGATCAAGGGTATCCACCCTGACCTGATCGACGTGCCGAAGGACGAAGTCACCCCAGAGCAGTACGACGAGCGTCCTGCTGACGACAACGAGCCGTTCTCGGCCCTGGCGTTCAAGATTGCCACCGACCCGTTCGTGGGTACTCTGACCTTCGTTCGCGTCTACTCGGGCTTCCTGACCTCCGGTGACTCTGTCATCAACTCGGTCAAGGGCAAGAAAGAGCGCGTTGGTCGTATGGTGCAGATGCACGCCAACCAGCGTGAAGAGATCAAAGAAGTACGCGCTGGCGACATCGCTGCTCTGATCGGCATGAAGGACGTCACCACCGGTGACACCCTGTGCAACGCCGACAAGCCGATCATCCTCGAGCGTATGGACTTCCCTGAGCCGGTGATTTCGCTCTCCGTAGAGCCGAAGACCAAGGCTGACCAGGAGAAGATGGGTATCGCACTGGGCAAGCTGGCCCAGGAAGACCCGTCGTTCCGCGTCAAGACCGACGAAGAAACCGGCCAGACCATCATCTCCGGTATGGGTGAGCTGCACCTGGACATCCTCGTTGACCGCATGAAGCGCGAGTTCAACGTCGAGTGCAACGTCGGCAAGCCGCAGGTTTCGTACCGCGAGAAGATCACCAAGTCCGGCGTCGAGATCGAAGGCAAATTCGTTCGTCAGTCGGGTGGTCGTGGTCAGTTCGGTCACTGCTGGATCCGCTTCTCGGAACCAGAGCAGGACGACAAAGGCAACATCACCGAAGGTCTGGTGTTCACCAACGAAGTCGTTGGTGGCGTGATTCCTAAGGAGTTCATCGCCCCGATCCAGAAAGGTATCGAAGAGCAGATGAAGAACGGCGTTGTCGCCGGCTATCCGCTGATCGGCCTGAAGGCTACGGTATTCGACGGTTCGTACCACGACGTCGACTCCAACGAAATGGCGTTCAAAATCGCTGCTTCGATGGCAACCAAGCAGCTGGCCACCAAGGGCGGCGGCGTGGTTCTCGAGCCGATCATGAAGGTCGAAGTTGTAACCCCGGAAGACTACCTGGGTGACGTGATGGGTGACCTGAGCCGTCGTCGCGGGATGATCCAGGGTAATGAAGACTCGGTGTCCGGCAAGGTAATCACTGCTGAGGTGCCGCTCGGAGAAATGTTCGGTTACGCAACCGACGTTCGTTCCATGTCTCAGGGTCGCGCAAGCTACTCCATGGAATTCTCCAAATACGCCGAAGCTCCGTCGAACATCGTCGAAGCACTCGTTAAAAAACAAGGCTAATCCCCTTTAGGCAAGAGGTTCACTGTCGTGGCTAAAGAAAAATTTGATCGTTCCCTTCCCCACGTTAACGTCGGCACTATCGGCCACGTTGACCACGGTAAGACCACTCTGACCGCAGCTCTGACTCGCGTCTGCTCCGAAGTTTTCGGTTCGGCCGTCGTTGAGTTCGACAAGATCGACTCGGCTCCAGAAGAAAAAGCGCGCGGTATCACCATCAACACCGCTCACGTCGAGTACAACTCGAACATTCGTCACTACGCTCACGTTGACTGCCCAGGTCACGCTGACTACGTGAAGAACATGATCACCGGTGCTGCCCAGATGGACGGCGCGATCCTGGTTTGCTCGGCCGCCGATGGTCCGATGCCACAAACCCGTGAGCACATCCTGCTGTCCCGTCAGGTTGGCGTTCCGTACATCGTGGTCTTCCTGAACAAGGCTGACCTGGTAGATGACGCTGAGCTGCTGGAACTGGTCGAGATGGAAGTTCGCGACCTGCTGTCCACCTACGACTTCCCAGGCGACGACACCCCGATCATCATCGGTTCGGCTCGTATGGCGCTGGAAGGCAAAGACGACAACGAAATGGGCACTACCGCTGTCAAGAAGCTGGTAGAAACTCTGGATGCCTACATCCCTGAGCCAGTTCGTGCCATCGACCAGCCGTTCCTGATGCCGATCGAAGACGTATTCTCGATCTCGGGTCGTGGTACCGTTGTTACCGGCCGTATCGAGCGTGGTATCGTCCGCGTTCAAGACCCGCTGGAAATCGTTGGTCTGCGTGACACCACCACCACCACCTGCACCGGCGTTGAGATGTTCCGCAAGCTGCTGGACGAAGGTCGTGCTGGCGAGAACTGCGGCGTCCTGCTGCGTGGTACCAAGCGTGACGACGTTGAGCGTGGCCAGGTTCTGGTCAAGCCAGGTTCGGTCAAGCCGCACACCAAGTTCACCGCAGAAGTCTACGTCCTGTCGAAGGAAGAAGGCGGTCGTCACACTCCGTTCTTCAAAGGCTACCGTCCTCAGTTCTACTTCCGTACCACTGACGTGACCGGTAACTGCGAGCTGCCGGAAGGCGTTGAAATGGTAATGCCAGGTGACAACATTCAGATGACTGTCACCCTGATCAAGACCATCGCAATGGAAGACGGTCTGCGCTTCGCCATCCGTGAAGGCGGTCGTACCGTCGGCGCCGGCGTCGTAGCCAAAATCATCGAGTAATCACTCGATCGGTTGAAAAAACCCCCGCTCAGCGGGGGTTTTTTTTATTGGGTTGACACTAAATTGGGGCGTCTATAGAATCACGCCTCCTTTTAACGGGCGTAGTGCGCCCGATGGGAACAGCCTGGAGTCTGAAATCCAATGCAAAATCAGCAAATCCGTATCAGGTTGAAGGCTTTCGACCATCGCCTGATCGACCAATCCACCCAGGAAATCGTGGAAACCGCGAAACGTACTGGTGCACAAGTGCGTGGTCCAATTCCACTGCCAACCCGCAAAGAGCGTTTCACCGTTCTGATCTCCCCGCACGTCAACAAAGACGCGCGTGATCAGTACGAGATTCGCACTCATAAGCGTGTTCTGGACATCGTCCAGCCAACGGATAAAACCGTTGATGCGCTGATGAAGCTTGATCTCGCGGCAGGCGTGGAAGTGCAGATCAGCCTCGGCTAAGACTTCGGTCTGGTCGTGTAACGCTCTGAAATGGGCGGCCATAGCGGGTGAAAGCCCCGTACACTCATGAGGTTTACAACATGACTATTGGTGTAGTCGGTCGAAAAGCGGGCATGACCCGTATTTTCACCGAAGAAGGTGTCTCCATTCCGGTCACGGTCATCGAGATCGAGCCGAATCGCGTCACCCAGTTCAAAACTGAAGAAACCGATGGCTACCGTGCAGTGCAAGTCACTGTCGGCGAGCGTCGTGCTTCGCGTGTGACTGCCGCTCAGGCAGGTCACTTCGCCAAGGCTAACGTTGCCGCTGGTCGCGGTGTCTGGGAGTTCCGTCTTGAAGAAGGCGATTTCCAGGCTGGCGATCTGATCAAAGCTGAACTCTTCACTGCAGGCCAGCTGGTAGACGTAACCGGTCAGTCCAAAGGTAAAGGCTTCGCCGGTACCATCAAGCGTTGGAACTTCCGTGGTCAGGACAACACCCACGGTAACTCCGTATCGCACCGTGTCCCTGGCTCCATCGGCCAGTGCCAGACTCCTGGTCGTGTATTCAAGGGCAAGAAAATGTCCGGTCACATGGGCGCCGAGCGCGTGACTGTTCAGTCCCTGGAAGTAGTACGCGTAGACGCTGAACGCAACCTGCTGCTGATCAAGGGTGCCGTCCCAGGCGCTACTGGCGGCGACGTGGTCGTGCGTCCGGCTGTCAAGGCTCGCGGTTAAGGGGAAACTGACATGCAACTTAATGTAAATGACGCTCAGGCGATCGAAGTTTCCGAACTGACCTTCGGTGGCGAATTCAACGAGACGCTGGTACACCAAGCAGTCGTGGCCTACATGGCCGGCGGCCGTCAGGGCACCAAGCAGCAGAAGACCCGTTCTGACGTGGCCGGTGGCGGTAAGCGCCCATGGCGTCAGAAAGGTACTGGCCGCGCTCGTGCCGGTACTACCCGTGGTCCGATCTGGCGTGGCGGTGGTGTAACCTTCGCAGCTCGCCCTCAAGATCACTCGCAAAAGCTCAACAAGAAGATGTACCGCGCAGCCCTGCGCTCCATCCTCGCCGAGCTGGTGCGTAGCGACCGTCTGGTCGTGGTTCAGGACTTCGCTGTTGAAGCACCGAAAACCAAGGATCTGCTGAACAAGCTGAACGGCATGGGTCTGAACGACGTTCTGATCGTTTCCGACGCTGTTGATCAGAACCTGTACCTGGCTGCTCGCAACCTGCCGCACGTCGACGTACGTGACGTTCAAGGTTCCGACCCGGTCAGTCTGATCGCATACGAGAAAGTGTTGATCACTGTCTCGGCCGTGAAGAAATTCGAGGAGCTGCTGGGATGAACCAGGAACGCGTATTCAAAGTCCTCCTTGGCCCGCACGTTTCCGAGAAGGCTACCGTTCTGGCTGAGAAAAAAGGCCAGTTCGTATTCAAGGTTGCTACCGATGCAACCAAGCTGGAAATCAAGAAAGCTGTCGAAGGCCTGTTCAACGTAAAAGTTGAAAACGTGTCGACTGTTAACGTTCTGGGTAAAACCAAGCGTACCGCACGTGGTCTGGGCAAGCGTAATGACTGGAAGAAGGCGATCGTCTCCCTTCAGCCAGGCCAAGATCTCGATTTCAGCAGCAGTGCTGAGTAAGGAAGGGGTGCATCATGGCAATCGTTAAATGCAAACCGACTTCCCCTGGCCGCCGTTTTGTGGTCAAGGTGGTCAACAAGGAGCTGCACAAAGGCGCTCCTCACGCACCGCTGATCGAGAAAAAATCGAAGTCTGGTGGTCGTAACAACAATGGCCGCATCACCACTCGTCACGTTGGTGGTGGTCATAAGCAGCATTACCGTCTGGTCGACTTCCGTCGCAACGACAAAGATGGCATTCCAGCCACTGTCGAGCGTATCGAATACGACCCGAACCGTACTGCTCACATCGCCCTGCTGTGCTACGCAGACGGTGAGCGTCGCTACATCATCGCCCCTAAAGGCGTGAGCGCTGGCGACCAGCTGATCGCAGGTGCCCTGGCCCCAATCAAGGCCGGTAACTCCCTGCAGCTGCGCAACATCCCAGTAGGTAGCACCGTTCACGGCATCGAACTGAAGCCGGGTAAAGGTGCTCAGATCGCTCGTTCCGCTGGTGCTTCCGCTCAGCTGATCGCGCGTGAAGGCGTCTACGTGACTCTGCGTCTTCGCTCTGGCGAAATGCGTAAAGTACTGGCTGAGTGCCGTGCGACCCTGGGCGAAGTCTCGAACTCCGAGCACAGCCTGCGTTCGCTGGGTAAAGCGGGTGCCAAACGCTGGCGCGGCGTTCGCCCAACCGT
This genomic stretch from Pseudomonas entomophila L48 harbors:
- the rpoC gene encoding DNA-directed RNA polymerase subunit beta', which encodes MKDLLNLLKNQGQVEEFDAIRIGLASPEMIRSWSFGEVKKPETINYRTFKPERDGLFCAKIFGPVKDYECLCGKYKRLKHRGVICEKCGVEVALAKVRRERMAHIELASPVAHIWFLKSLPSRIGLLMDMTLRDIERVLYFESYVVIDPGMTTLEKGQLLNDEQYFEALEEFGDDFDARMGAEAVRELLHAIDLEHEIGRLREEIPQTNSETKIKKLSKRLKLMEAFQGSGNLPEWMVLTVLPVLPPDLRPLVPLDGGRFATSDLNDLYRRVINRNNRLKRLLDLSAPDIIVRNEKRMLQEAVDALLDNGRRGRAITGSNKRPLKSLADMIKGKQGRFRQNLLGKRVDYSGRSVITVGPTLRLHQCGLPKKMALELFKPFIFGKLEMRGLATTIKAAKKMVERELPEVWDVLAEVIREHPVLLNRAPTLHRLGIQAFEPVLIEGKAIQLHPLVCAAYNADFDGDQMAVHVPLTLEAQLEARALMMSTNNILSPANGEPIIVPSQDVVLGLYYMTREAINAKGEGRVFADLQEVDRVFRAGEAALHAKIKVRINETVKDRDGSITKNTRIVDTTVGRALLFQVVPAGLPYDVVNQPMKKKAISKLINQCYRVVGLKETVIFADQLMYTGFAYSTISGVSIGVNDFVIPDEKARIIGTATDEVKEIESQYASGLVTQGEKYNKVIDLWSKANDEVSKAMMANLSKEKVIDRNGDEVEQESFNSMYMMADSGARGSAAQIRQLAGMRGLMAKPDGSIIETPITANFREGLSVLQYFISTHGARKGLADTALKTANSGYLTRRLVDVAQDLVVTEIDCGTEQGLLMTPHIEGGDVVEPLGERVLGRVIARDVFKPGTEDVIVPAGTLVDEQWVEFIELNSIDEVIVRSPINCETRYGICAKCYGRDLARGHQVNIGEAVGVIAAQSIGEPGTQLTMRTFHIGGAASRTSAADSVQVKNGGMVRLHNLKQVVRADGNLVAVSRSGELAIADEFGRERERYKLPYGAVISVKEGEKVEAGAIVAKWDPHTHPIVTELKGTVTFVGMEENITIKRQTDELTGLTNIEVMDVKDRPAAGKEIRPAIKMVDANGKDLYLPGTDVPAQYFLPANALVGVADGAQIGVGDVIARIPQETSKTRDITGGLPRVADLFEARRPKEASILAEVSGTIAFGKETKGKRRLVITPTDGSDPYEELIPKWRHLNVFEGEQVNRGEVISDGPSDPHDILRLLGVSALAKYIVNEIQDVYRLQGVKINDKHIETILRQMLRKVEIAESGDSSFIKGDQMELTQVLVENERLAAEDKFISKYTRVLLGITKASLSTESFISAASFQETTRVLTEAAVTGKRDYLRGLKENVVVGRLIPAGTGLAYHSERKRRRDADKPLRVSASEVEAALTEALNSSGN
- the rpsL gene encoding 30S ribosomal protein S12 encodes the protein MATINQLVRQPRKRSVEKSDVPALQNCPQRRGVCTRVYTTTPKKPNSALRKVCRVRLTNGFEVSSYIGGEGHNLQEHSVVLIRGGRVKDLPGVRYHTVRGSLDTSGVKGRNQGRSKYGTKRPK
- the rpsG gene encoding 30S ribosomal protein S7; the protein is MPRRRVAAKREILDDPKYGSQILAKFMNHVMESGKKAVAERIVYGALDTVKARKNSDPLEIFEKALDAIAPLVEVKSRRVGGATYQVPVEVRPSRRNALAMRWLVDYARKRGEKSMALRLAGELLDAAEGKGAAVKKREDVHRMAEANKAFSHYRF